The following coding sequences are from one Oncorhynchus nerka isolate Pitt River linkage group LG6, Oner_Uvic_2.0, whole genome shotgun sequence window:
- the LOC115130774 gene encoding polycomb group RING finger protein 1-like isoform X3, whose protein sequence is MAEQGPMAIAMRLRNQLQSVYKLDPLRNEEVKLKIKDLNEHIVCYLCAGYFIDATTITECLHTFCKSCIVKYLQTSKYCPMCNIKIHETQPLLNLKLDRVMQDIVYKLVPGLQESEDKRIKEFYQSRGLERVVQPPGEDSIPDTGLPFTSFDHSKAHFYRYDEQVSLCLERQSSSLSEKKDKTKLTLHQKFVRCSVRAEVRHLRKVLCHRLNVEKHQIQMLFNNESLPDHMTMKRLWISHWFGKAQPLVLHYTIKDKRTR, encoded by the exons ATGGCGGAGCAAGGGCCAATGGCGATAGCTATGCGGCTAAGAAATCAACTCCAGTCCGTATATAAGCTCGACCCGTTACGAAATGAG GAAGTGAAGTTGAAGATCAAAGACCTGAACGAGCACATAGTGTGTTATCTCTGTGCCGGGTACTTCATCGATGCCACAACTATTACCGAGTGTCTGCATACAT TCTGTAAAAGTTGTATCGTGAAATACCTCCAAACCAGCAAGTATTGTCCAATGTGCAACATAAAGATCCATGAAACCCAGCCTTTATTGAACCTGAAATTGGATAGAGTGATGCAAGACATTGTCTACAAACTGGTTCCAGGACTTCAAGAAA GTGAAGACAAGAGAATAAAGGAATTCTATCAGTCGCGTGGGCTTGAGAGAGTTGTCCAACCGCCTGGGGAAG ACTCCATACCAGATACAGGATTACCTTTTACCAGCTTTGACCATTCCAAGGCCCACTTCTACAGATATGACGAGCAGGTCTCGCTTTGTCTAGAGAGGCAAAG TTCATCACTGTCTGAAAAAAAAGATAAGACCAAACTGACTCTTCAT CAGAAGTTTGTGCGCTGCTCGGTCCGAGCCGAGGTGAGACACCTGCGTAAAGTGCTGTGTCATCGACTGAATGTGGAGAAGCACCAG ATCCAGATGTTGTTCAATAATGAGTCCCTTCCAGATCACATGACCATGAAACGGCTGTGGATCTCTCACTGGTTTGGCAAG GCTCAACCGTTGGTCCTTCACTACACTATTAAGGACAAAAGGACAAGATAG
- the LOC115130774 gene encoding polycomb group RING finger protein 1-like isoform X2, translating into MAEQGPMAIAMRLRNQLQSVYKLDPLRNEQEEVKLKIKDLNEHIVCYLCAGYFIDATTITECLHTFCKSCIVKYLQTSKYCPMCNIKIHETQPLLNLKLDRVMQDIVYKLVPGLQESEDKRIKEFYQSRGLERVVQPPGEDSIPDTGLPFTSFDHSKAHFYRYDEQVSLCLERQSSSLSEKKDKTKLTLHQKFVRCSVRAEVRHLRKVLCHRLNVEKHQIQMLFNNESLPDHMTMKRLWISHWFGKAQPLVLHYTIKDKRTR; encoded by the exons ATGGCGGAGCAAGGGCCAATGGCGATAGCTATGCGGCTAAGAAATCAACTCCAGTCCGTATATAAGCTCGACCCGTTACGAAATGA GCAGGAGGAAGTGAAGTTGAAGATCAAAGACCTGAACGAGCACATAGTGTGTTATCTCTGTGCCGGGTACTTCATCGATGCCACAACTATTACCGAGTGTCTGCATACAT TCTGTAAAAGTTGTATCGTGAAATACCTCCAAACCAGCAAGTATTGTCCAATGTGCAACATAAAGATCCATGAAACCCAGCCTTTATTGAACCTGAAATTGGATAGAGTGATGCAAGACATTGTCTACAAACTGGTTCCAGGACTTCAAGAAA GTGAAGACAAGAGAATAAAGGAATTCTATCAGTCGCGTGGGCTTGAGAGAGTTGTCCAACCGCCTGGGGAAG ACTCCATACCAGATACAGGATTACCTTTTACCAGCTTTGACCATTCCAAGGCCCACTTCTACAGATATGACGAGCAGGTCTCGCTTTGTCTAGAGAGGCAAAG TTCATCACTGTCTGAAAAAAAAGATAAGACCAAACTGACTCTTCAT CAGAAGTTTGTGCGCTGCTCGGTCCGAGCCGAGGTGAGACACCTGCGTAAAGTGCTGTGTCATCGACTGAATGTGGAGAAGCACCAG ATCCAGATGTTGTTCAATAATGAGTCCCTTCCAGATCACATGACCATGAAACGGCTGTGGATCTCTCACTGGTTTGGCAAG GCTCAACCGTTGGTCCTTCACTACACTATTAAGGACAAAAGGACAAGATAG
- the LOC115130774 gene encoding polycomb group RING finger protein 1-like isoform X5: MERELPTMCAEVYPCCCSGQEVKLKIKDLNEHIVCYLCAGYFIDATTITECLHTFCKSCIVKYLQTSKYCPMCNIKIHETQPLLNLKLDRVMQDIVYKLVPGLQESEDKRIKEFYQSRGLERVVQPPGEDSIPDTGLPFTSFDHSKAHFYRYDEQVSLCLERQSSSLSEKKDKTKLTLHQKFVRCSVRAEVRHLRKVLCHRLNVEKHQIQMLFNNESLPDHMTMKRLWISHWFGKAQPLVLHYTIKDKRTR, from the exons atggagagagagctgCCTACCATGTGTGCGGAAGTCTACCCGTGTTGTTGTTCTGGGCAG GAAGTGAAGTTGAAGATCAAAGACCTGAACGAGCACATAGTGTGTTATCTCTGTGCCGGGTACTTCATCGATGCCACAACTATTACCGAGTGTCTGCATACAT TCTGTAAAAGTTGTATCGTGAAATACCTCCAAACCAGCAAGTATTGTCCAATGTGCAACATAAAGATCCATGAAACCCAGCCTTTATTGAACCTGAAATTGGATAGAGTGATGCAAGACATTGTCTACAAACTGGTTCCAGGACTTCAAGAAA GTGAAGACAAGAGAATAAAGGAATTCTATCAGTCGCGTGGGCTTGAGAGAGTTGTCCAACCGCCTGGGGAAG ACTCCATACCAGATACAGGATTACCTTTTACCAGCTTTGACCATTCCAAGGCCCACTTCTACAGATATGACGAGCAGGTCTCGCTTTGTCTAGAGAGGCAAAG TTCATCACTGTCTGAAAAAAAAGATAAGACCAAACTGACTCTTCAT CAGAAGTTTGTGCGCTGCTCGGTCCGAGCCGAGGTGAGACACCTGCGTAAAGTGCTGTGTCATCGACTGAATGTGGAGAAGCACCAG ATCCAGATGTTGTTCAATAATGAGTCCCTTCCAGATCACATGACCATGAAACGGCTGTGGATCTCTCACTGGTTTGGCAAG GCTCAACCGTTGGTCCTTCACTACACTATTAAGGACAAAAGGACAAGATAG
- the LOC115130774 gene encoding polycomb group RING finger protein 1-like isoform X1 — translation MAEQGPMAIAMRLRNQLQSVYKLDPLRNEEEVKLKIKDLNEHIVCYLCAGYFIDATTITECLHTFCKSCIVKYLQTSKYCPMCNIKIHETQPLLNLKLDRVMQDIVYKLVPGLQESEDKRIKEFYQSRGLERVVQPPGEDSIPDTGLPFTSFDHSKAHFYRYDEQVSLCLERQSSSLSEKKDKTKLTLHQKFVRCSVRAEVRHLRKVLCHRLNVEKHQIQMLFNNESLPDHMTMKRLWISHWFGKAQPLVLHYTIKDKRTR, via the exons ATGGCGGAGCAAGGGCCAATGGCGATAGCTATGCGGCTAAGAAATCAACTCCAGTCCGTATATAAGCTCGACCCGTTACGAAATGAG GAGGAAGTGAAGTTGAAGATCAAAGACCTGAACGAGCACATAGTGTGTTATCTCTGTGCCGGGTACTTCATCGATGCCACAACTATTACCGAGTGTCTGCATACAT TCTGTAAAAGTTGTATCGTGAAATACCTCCAAACCAGCAAGTATTGTCCAATGTGCAACATAAAGATCCATGAAACCCAGCCTTTATTGAACCTGAAATTGGATAGAGTGATGCAAGACATTGTCTACAAACTGGTTCCAGGACTTCAAGAAA GTGAAGACAAGAGAATAAAGGAATTCTATCAGTCGCGTGGGCTTGAGAGAGTTGTCCAACCGCCTGGGGAAG ACTCCATACCAGATACAGGATTACCTTTTACCAGCTTTGACCATTCCAAGGCCCACTTCTACAGATATGACGAGCAGGTCTCGCTTTGTCTAGAGAGGCAAAG TTCATCACTGTCTGAAAAAAAAGATAAGACCAAACTGACTCTTCAT CAGAAGTTTGTGCGCTGCTCGGTCCGAGCCGAGGTGAGACACCTGCGTAAAGTGCTGTGTCATCGACTGAATGTGGAGAAGCACCAG ATCCAGATGTTGTTCAATAATGAGTCCCTTCCAGATCACATGACCATGAAACGGCTGTGGATCTCTCACTGGTTTGGCAAG GCTCAACCGTTGGTCCTTCACTACACTATTAAGGACAAAAGGACAAGATAG
- the lbx2 gene encoding transcription factor LBX2, which produces MTSSKDMKTGSVLQSSGEERRRGPLDQLPPPANSNKPLTPFSIEDILSKPSVKKSVANLCPPRVIEKVSGSNAARNGISTPSSPLCALEELASKTFKGLEVSVIQAAEGREHVNAFGQRQTSKKRRKSRTAFTNHQIYELEKRFLYQKYLSPADRDQIAQQLGLTNAQVITWFQNRRAKLKRDLEEMKADVESLKKVPPQTLQKLVNMEDIDDLQGSSGAISPSISPSSQGHGAFPQSPSSSRDQTTDEFSEEEEEIEVDD; this is translated from the exons ATGACCTCCAGTAAAGACATGAAGACAGGCTCGGTGTTGCAGTCCAGcggtgaggagaggagacggggtcCCTTGGACCAGCTTCCACCCCCGGCCAACTCAAACAAGCCTCTGACGCCGTTCAGCATTGAGGATATCCTAAGCAAACCCTCTGTGAAGAAGTCAGTTGCAAATCTCTGTCCGCCGAGAGTTATTGAAAAAGTGTCCGGCTCAAATGCAGCAAGGAACGGTATTAGCACTCCCTCTTCGCCGTTATGCGCTCTGGAGGAACTAGCCAGCAAAACATTTAAAGGTCTGGAAGTCAGCGTTATACAAGCAGCTGAAG GCCGTGAGCATGTAAACGCCTTTGGACAGAGGCAAACCTCAAAAAAGAGGAGAAAGTCCCGGACAGCTTTCACCAACCATCAGATATATGAACTTGAGAAGCGCTTTTTGTACCAGAAATATCTGTCTCCGGCCGATCGAGACCAGATAGCTCAGCAACTGGGGCTAACCAATGCTCAGGTCATCACCTGGTTTCAGAACAGACGGGCCAAGCTCAAGAGAGACTTGGAAGAGATGAAAGCAGACGTGGAGTCGCTCAAAAAAGTCCCACCACAAACCCTGCAAAAGCTAGTCAACATGGAAGACATTGACGACCTGCAAGGAAGCTCTGGAGCAATATCCCCTAGCATCTCCCCGTCGTCACAAGGACACGGAGCATTTCCTCAGTCCCCCTCCTCATCCAGAGACCAAACCACGGACGAATtctcagaggaggaagaagagattgAGGTGGACGATTGA
- the LOC115130774 gene encoding polycomb group RING finger protein 1-like isoform X4, whose amino-acid sequence MERELPTMCAEVYPCCCSGQEEVKLKIKDLNEHIVCYLCAGYFIDATTITECLHTFCKSCIVKYLQTSKYCPMCNIKIHETQPLLNLKLDRVMQDIVYKLVPGLQESEDKRIKEFYQSRGLERVVQPPGEDSIPDTGLPFTSFDHSKAHFYRYDEQVSLCLERQSSSLSEKKDKTKLTLHQKFVRCSVRAEVRHLRKVLCHRLNVEKHQIQMLFNNESLPDHMTMKRLWISHWFGKAQPLVLHYTIKDKRTR is encoded by the exons atggagagagagctgCCTACCATGTGTGCGGAAGTCTACCCGTGTTGTTGTTCTGGGCAG GAGGAAGTGAAGTTGAAGATCAAAGACCTGAACGAGCACATAGTGTGTTATCTCTGTGCCGGGTACTTCATCGATGCCACAACTATTACCGAGTGTCTGCATACAT TCTGTAAAAGTTGTATCGTGAAATACCTCCAAACCAGCAAGTATTGTCCAATGTGCAACATAAAGATCCATGAAACCCAGCCTTTATTGAACCTGAAATTGGATAGAGTGATGCAAGACATTGTCTACAAACTGGTTCCAGGACTTCAAGAAA GTGAAGACAAGAGAATAAAGGAATTCTATCAGTCGCGTGGGCTTGAGAGAGTTGTCCAACCGCCTGGGGAAG ACTCCATACCAGATACAGGATTACCTTTTACCAGCTTTGACCATTCCAAGGCCCACTTCTACAGATATGACGAGCAGGTCTCGCTTTGTCTAGAGAGGCAAAG TTCATCACTGTCTGAAAAAAAAGATAAGACCAAACTGACTCTTCAT CAGAAGTTTGTGCGCTGCTCGGTCCGAGCCGAGGTGAGACACCTGCGTAAAGTGCTGTGTCATCGACTGAATGTGGAGAAGCACCAG ATCCAGATGTTGTTCAATAATGAGTCCCTTCCAGATCACATGACCATGAAACGGCTGTGGATCTCTCACTGGTTTGGCAAG GCTCAACCGTTGGTCCTTCACTACACTATTAAGGACAAAAGGACAAGATAG